From the Chanodichthys erythropterus isolate Z2021 chromosome 9, ASM2448905v1, whole genome shotgun sequence genome, the window agatagaacgatagatagatagatagattagatagatagatagataatagatggatagatagatagatagatagatagatagataatagatggatggatagatagaatgacagaacgatagatagatagatagatagatagatagatagatagatagatagatagatagatagatagatagatagatatgacAGAACATAGATAGaattatagatagatagatagatagatagatagatagatagatagatagatagatagatagatagatagatagatagatagatagatagaaaatagATAAACGGATAGATATAGAATGACAGAacatagaatgatagatagatagatagatagatagatagatagatagattttatttttcattatatttaataaattaacatctatctatctgtctgttctatctatcaatctatgtatctgtctatctatctatctgttctATTTCTCATTCTATCTTCCTTACATTCAAATTCGAATTGCAATCCTGCATTCTTGCTACCTCAATTCAAAAGGATGTCTAGATAGAAAGAATGAGAAATAGTTTGATAGTGTGATGTAATCAAGTACTTCCTTCATATTGCACATTTCTCTTTCCACAGACGTGCAGCAATGGCACAAGGAGGCCTTGAGAAACTCAGTGCTGAACTCAACTCTGCCCAACTCTCTTTTGGGAGGTCAGCCTGTGCGTGAAGTGATCCAGAGAGGCCACTACACCCCCCTCTCAGTTTCTGCGTATGAGGACACTTACGGTAGGGTTCAGAGAGGAGACTGGGAAGCTTTTGAGGATGTTATATCTCGAGAGTTTCCTCCTGGATCTGTAGGCCGCAGAGTGGTTCTTCATGGTGGAGTTGGAATGGGTAAGACTACAGTGGTGGAAAAGGTCATTTGGGATTGGGCGACTGGCACGCGCCTGCAACATTACGCACTCCTCCTGCGAGTGCCTGTTTTGAAGCCGGCCGCTCTCGAAGGGAAATTTGAGAGTTTGCAAAGCATGTTGGGCCGCACGCACACTCAGATCTCCTCTGAGACTCTCGCCGGCGCTCTCCAGAGCCCTCAATCTTTACTTCTTGTGCTCGACGGGCTGGAACAATTGCAGGACCTTCTATGCACTCCATCGTCCTCCTCTAGTCTCGTCTCAGAAGTACAACAAGAAGCGAGCGGCTCTGTATTGCTGTGCAGTCTTCTTCACGGATCTCTGCTTCCTGGAGCTTCGATGCTGATCACGTCCAGAGAGCAAGTCAAGCTTGAGTCTTTGAGATGTTTTGAGGTGGTCGGTTTCTCTCAGAGCCAAAAGAGAATGTTCTTCCAGAAGTTCTTTGGCGACGTAGACCTATCGGAGAGAATTTTTCAGCAAAGTGAGCAGGCGTTGGGAGTGCATGAGCAGTGTTTTCGTCCGGCCTTCTGCTGGACGCTTTGCAGTGTGTTTAAAACTCAGTTTGAGAGTAAAAACACCCCGCCTGAGACTCTTACTCACCTCCTCAGCATTATAACACACACGCTCCTGCAGAAACAGAAGATGGATGTCGAAGAAACCAGAGAGATTGTGTTAGGTTTGGGCAAACTAACAAATCCGGTTTGCTCCTACAACGATGTGTGTTCTTTTCTGCACCGTCCTGTGCTTTctgctttcttgtgcatcagtGGTGATGTCACTTCCCCTGATACCACATTCTCCTTCCTGTCTCCAGTGATGCAAGAGTTCTTATTGGCCACCTCCTTTTATCTCGACCAATCAGTGCAGATCTCGGACGAGCGCTCTGATTTGTACTACACATTTCTAGTAGGGCTGTCGGACTCAGTCCAGCGCAAACCAATAGAAGACTCCGTGGGCAGGTTCGATGAAAGCCGGATGTCTGCGTTCTCTCAGTGGATGATGGGATATGTTTCAACAGTGTTGGCAGGTGTAAATGCACAGAAGCACTTTAGTGTATTTCGGCTTCTGCAACATGCACGTAACTCGTCTCTGGTCAAAGAAAGCGTCAGTAAGAGCCAGTGGCGGCAAGTGAGCTACAGTAAAATGCAGGAGCCTGACTGCGCAGCGCTGTCATATGTAGTGAGTTGCATGGGAGAGATGGAGCATATGAACCTATACAGAGGAGTACTAACAGACGAGCAGGCCAAGAAACTTATACCAGCGTTAAGGCTGTCGAAAAGCATTAAGTGAGTTTGACATTTTAGATTTTTACACTTATAACTTTTATTGATTTAATCTAGGTGTATCAAACTCATTTTAGGTTGAAAAAATTAACTATGTGTGGGCTGTATTACCTTTTTTAAACCCTAGTGTGCTGACtagactttttatttatttatttatttttatttaaaatatatatatatatatatatatatatatatatatatataatatagatcaggcataacattatgagcactgaccggtgaagtgaataacactgattatctcttcttCATGGCACATGTTATTGGGTGGGacatattaggcagcaagtgaacattttgtcctcaaagttgatgtgttagaagcaggaaaaacgggcaagcataaggatttgagcgagtttgacaagagccaaattgtgatggctagacgactgtatcagagcatctccaaaactgcagctcttgtggggtgttcccggtctgcagtggtcagtatctatcaaaagtgctccaaagAAGGAACAGCGGTGAACTGGCGACAGGTGAACTCATTGATTCACGAAGGCTGGCCcttgtggtccgatccaacagatgagctactgaagctcaaattgctcaagaagttcatgctggttctgatagaaaggtgtcagaatacacagtgcatcacagtttaagtatggagctgcatagctgcagaccagtcagggtgcccatgctgacccctgtccaccgccgaaagagccaacagtgagcatcagaactggaccacggagcaatggaagaaggtggcctggtctgatgaatcacatcacgtggatggccgggtgcgtgtgcgtctcttacctggggaagacatggcaccaggatgcactatgggaagaaggcaagtcAGCgtaggcagtgtgatgctttgggaaaccttgggtcctgccatccatgtggatgttactttgacacgtaccacctacctaagcattgttgcagaccatgtacaccctttcatggaaacggtattccctggtggctgtggcctctttgaGCAGGATAATGCGAAAATGGTTCAgtaatggtttgaggagcacaacaatgagtttgaggtgttgatttggcctccaaattccccagatctcaatccaatcgatcatctgtgggatgtgctgaacaaacaagtccgatccatggaggctccacctcgcatCTTACAGGACtgaaaggatctgctgctaacatcttggtgtcagatcccacagcacaccttcaggggtctagaggagtccatgcctcgacgggtcagggctgttttggctgagaaagggggaccaacacaatattaggaagatggtcataatgttatgcctgatcttgtattttaaaatgtaattttttcctgtgttaatattaatattaatttctttacaaaaaaaaatcttactgaccccaagtttataaaaaaatacaattaaattccATTGTGTCTGTCAGTCTGTCACAGAGTCGTCTCAGTTTAGCCTCCAACACCCACCTGGCAACAGTGCTGGCTGAGGGCCGGACGACCACGCTGGATTTGGCCTACTCCACATTAGAAAAAGAATCAGTCAAAACTCTCTGCCATGCCCTCACACGCTCTGCACTACAATCGCTCAAGTAAGATCATTTGTAATGTATGTGCCCTTATTAGAAAAGTCAGCATCACATTAGGAATGTGACTCAATCCTGTATTTCGAGAGCTTGTGTGCTACTGCTGTGCCACGGCTCCAACagcaatatcatttttaatacaCTGGATTACATCATTCTTGGTGCTTGCTTTTGCTGGAATACTTGCTGAAATATGTTTTCACCATGTGTAGTTTGTGTGGGTGCTCATTGGATGCAGCTGACTGTGAAGCACTGGCGAAGATGCTCTCCGGAGGCTCCCGACTGCGTGTGCTGAACCTCTTTGGGAATAAACTAGAGGATCAAGGCCTTATTCATCTCAGCAGTGCACTGGAGAACTGCAGACTAGAAGAAATCAAGTACTCTTGCACTCTCTTGATTATTACGTCACTCTTGTTTAGAAGCGGAAATGTAGCAATGAAAGCAATACGGTATGTTAACggctgtttgttgttgttgcagtcTGGATGGGTGCTCACTGACAGCGGCATCCATGTTTGCACTGTCTTCAGCTCTGAACAATGGTTTTTCAGAGCTGAGGATGCTAAACCTGAGCCGGAACTCACTGAAGGATGATGGGATGGAGCTGATCTCACAAGTGATACAGAAACGCCGCCTAAACACATTAAAGTAAAGCATCCATACATGTGTTTGGGTGACAACACACATGGCTAACAGCTTACATCTAAACACCTCTAAATAGCAAATATGTGACCCTTGAtgacaaaaccagtcataagtcgcatggttatatttgtagcaatagccaacaatacattgtatgggtcaaaattatcgatttttctttgatgccaaaaatcattaggatattaagtaaagatcatgttccatgaagatattttgtaaatttcctaccgtaaatattaaaaagtgtatttttgtgagtggatatgcattgctaaggacttgtcagctttaaaggtgattttctcaatattttgatttttttgcaccctcagattccagattttcagcTGTATtttggccaaatattgtcctatcctaacaaaccatacatcaatggaaaacGTATTTATTtcgctttcagatgatgtatacatCTTGTTTTGTGGTCCAAGGTCACATATCTTTGTCTCTACACATATAGAGTAATAAACTGtcaatgtgtgtttttttttatattctgtataaaagtttgtgtcttttttgtttttgaaagaagtctcttatgctcaccaaggctgcatttatttaatcaaaaatacagtaaaataaaggAAATAGTACaatttatatacatacatacatacatacacacatatatatataatatataatttcttgccgattcatatttttgtggaaaccaagaTACATATTTTTCcaaattttttgatgaatataaagttaaaaaataacagtatttatttaaaaatagaaaacttttgtaacattataaatgaatttactgtcacttttgaataacttaatgcatttttgctgaataaaagcatttatttaaaaaatcataaaaatcttactgacccaaacttttgtatggtatgtatatatataattacaaaatTATATATCAGTGGTACTAACAG encodes:
- the si:ch73-233m11.2 gene encoding NACHT, LRR and PYD domains-containing protein 12: MQSEISHDVQQWHKEALRNSVLNSTLPNSLLGGQPVREVIQRGHYTPLSVSAYEDTYGRVQRGDWEAFEDVISREFPPGSVGRRVVLHGGVGMGKTTVVEKVIWDWATGTRLQHYALLLRVPVLKPAALEGKFESLQSMLGRTHTQISSETLAGALQSPQSLLLVLDGLEQLQDLLCTPSSSSSLVSEVQQEASGSVLLCSLLHGSLLPGASMLITSREQVKLESLRCFEVVGFSQSQKRMFFQKFFGDVDLSERIFQQSEQALGVHEQCFRPAFCWTLCSVFKTQFESKNTPPETLTHLLSIITHTLLQKQKMDVEETREIVLGLGKLTNPVCSYNDVCSFLHRPVLSAFLCISGDVTSPDTTFSFLSPVMQEFLLATSFYLDQSVQISDERSDLYYTFLVGLSDSVQRKPIEDSVGRFDESRMSAFSQWMMGYVSTVLAGVNAQKHFSVFRLLQHARNSSLVKESVSKSQWRQVSYSKMQEPDCAALSYVVSCMGEMEHMNLYRGVLTDEQAKKLIPALRLSKSINLSQSRLSLASNTHLATVLAEGRTTTLDLAYSTLEKESVKTLCHALTRSALQSLNLCGCSLDAADCEALAKMLSGGSRLRVLNLFGNKLEDQGLIHLSSALENCRLEEINLDGCSLTAASMFALSSALNNGFSELRMLNLSRNSLKDDGMELISQVIQKRRLNTLKASDCELTGSCCPSLAAALQSEKCCLTELDVSVNELGSGVMQICEALMSPKCTLEILALSRCEMTEEVFQVLGSILTSGASRLISLSVGLNDVGDAGAKHMWVALRHKNCKLQHLDLEMVSLTDACVDELCESVAASSTLSTLILKNNQMTDSAVPQLVELMLGRPQMKELNVKYNDFSEDVFDLMETCPNIVY